In Acidobacteriota bacterium, a single window of DNA contains:
- a CDS encoding rhodanese-like domain-containing protein: MRRGIVQMIGLVAAGTLAGLLFNALSPMGLPLRGGKEVRLEQKGLRMVSLEEVRFYLDQGDTVLLDARSPEEYELGHIPGALNLPADNFEPVYPRVAPRLKNAALIIVYCSGGSCGTSEEVAEKLIERGFKDDSLAVFADGLPGWMRAKLPVRNGTQE; the protein is encoded by the coding sequence ATGCGACGCGGGATCGTTCAAATGATCGGACTGGTGGCGGCGGGCACCCTCGCGGGACTCCTCTTCAACGCCCTCTCTCCCATGGGGCTCCCCCTGCGGGGCGGGAAGGAGGTCCGGCTGGAGCAGAAGGGGCTGAGAATGGTGAGCCTGGAAGAGGTGCGGTTTTACCTCGACCAGGGCGACACCGTCCTCCTCGACGCGCGCTCTCCGGAGGAGTACGAACTCGGCCACATCCCCGGAGCCCTCAACCTTCCGGCCGACAACTTCGAGCCGGTGTACCCCAGGGTGGCCCCGAGGCTGAAGAACGCCGCGCTGATCATCGTCTACTGCAGCGGAGGCTCCTGCGGAACCTCCGAGGAGGTCGCCGAGAAACTCATCGAGCGCGGCTTCAAGGACGACTCCCTGGCCGTTTTCGCGGACGGCCTCCCCGGCTGGATGCGCGCC